A region from the Flavobacteriales bacterium genome encodes:
- a CDS encoding glycosyltransferase family 2 protein: MENNSSTPQISIVIPLLNEAESLPELSEWIHRVCTTNNFTYEAIFIDDGSTDNSWEIITQLKEKNTNIRGISFRRNYGKSAALNVGFEATLGDVIITMDADLQDSPDEIPELYTMITEEGFDLVSGWKKKRYDPLSKTIPTKLFNGATRAMSGIKLNDFNCGLKAYKRDVVKSIEVYGEMHRYIPVIAKLAGFSKIGEKVVQHQERKYGVTKFGLERFINGFLDLFSITFIGKFGKRPMHFFGTIGTLMFFIGALFSLYIGIDKLFFDTNGTLLANRTGFYIALTAMIIGFQLFLAGFLGEMIARNSSNRNSYLIKSKL; the protein is encoded by the coding sequence ATGGAAAATAATAGTTCAACACCACAAATTTCAATCGTAATTCCACTTTTAAACGAAGCTGAATCGCTCCCAGAATTAAGTGAATGGATTCATCGAGTTTGTACAACCAACAACTTCACCTATGAAGCTATTTTTATTGATGACGGAAGTACTGACAACTCATGGGAAATTATTACGCAACTAAAAGAGAAGAATACGAACATTAGAGGGATTTCTTTTAGAAGAAATTATGGCAAATCTGCTGCTTTAAATGTTGGGTTTGAAGCTACATTAGGAGATGTAATCATAACTATGGATGCGGATTTACAAGATAGTCCTGACGAAATCCCTGAGTTGTATACAATGATTACTGAAGAAGGTTTTGATTTAGTTTCTGGATGGAAGAAAAAACGCTATGATCCACTTTCTAAAACTATACCTACCAAGTTATTTAATGGTGCTACCAGAGCTATGAGTGGGATTAAATTAAATGACTTTAATTGTGGATTAAAAGCCTACAAAAGAGATGTTGTAAAAAGCATTGAGGTTTATGGAGAAATGCACCGTTATATTCCTGTAATAGCAAAATTGGCTGGTTTTTCAAAAATAGGAGAAAAAGTTGTCCAACACCAAGAACGAAAGTATGGTGTTACAAAATTTGGATTAGAGCGTTTCATCAATGGATTCTTGGATCTATTTAGTATCACTTTTATCGGTAAATTTGGTAAGCGTCCCATGCATTTCTTTGGAACGATAGGCACTTTAATGTTCTTTATTGGTGCACTATTTTCTCTATACATTGGAATTGACAAATTGTTTTTTGACACGAATGGTACTTTACTTGCTAATCGAACAGGCTTTTATATTGCGTTAACTGCTATGATTATTGGGTTTCAATTATTTTTAGCTGGGTTTTTAGGTGAAATGATTGCTAGAAATTCTTCCAACCGAAATAGTTACCTTATAAAAAGTAAGTTATAA
- a CDS encoding insulinase family protein, with translation MLDRTIAPSTHKISSIPFPEPEKKVLSNGIPVHGFNIGSQEVVQIELVLKSGQKHDHKPLAVSAMANLVGEASQKYSPGKIIELIDYYGAFYESSCDGDKIYFALFTLTKHLDQVLPIFAEAILNPTFPERETNIYLKNSQQNFLTSKEKTSFICRKNFNALLFKDHPYGRMINEDDYDLVHQQDLINYHTQYLNAQNCEFFISGKYEDSLYQQLDSYFSEIPSSNFLPQQFDQVIRNDGGKHFITKKDAIQSGIRIGKVLDVNFGSEDFFKLKVLNTIFGGYFGSRLMSNIREDKGYTYGIGSGIAAFEDASYFFISTEVGKAVTADAVAEIYKELNIITSEKVAIKELDTVKNYMLGSLLKESDGVFSIADRFKGVYFKGESFDFYNRYMNTINQVTPSELLETAQKHFNTTNLLEVIAGDKHSNE, from the coding sequence ATGTTGGATAGAACTATCGCTCCATCTACCCATAAAATTTCAAGTATCCCTTTCCCTGAACCTGAAAAAAAAGTACTTTCTAACGGTATTCCTGTTCATGGATTTAATATTGGTAGTCAAGAAGTTGTACAAATTGAATTGGTACTAAAATCTGGGCAAAAACATGACCATAAACCTTTAGCCGTTAGTGCAATGGCGAACTTAGTAGGAGAAGCTTCTCAAAAATATTCACCAGGAAAAATCATTGAACTCATTGATTATTATGGTGCTTTTTATGAGTCATCGTGTGATGGTGATAAAATTTATTTTGCGCTCTTCACACTGACCAAGCATTTAGACCAAGTTTTACCCATTTTTGCTGAAGCTATTTTGAACCCAACTTTCCCTGAAAGAGAAACTAACATTTATTTAAAAAACTCCCAACAAAACTTTCTCACGAGTAAAGAAAAAACAAGTTTTATTTGTAGAAAAAACTTTAACGCTCTACTCTTTAAAGATCATCCTTATGGGAGGATGATAAATGAAGATGATTATGATTTAGTGCATCAACAAGATTTAATCAATTACCACACTCAATACCTCAATGCCCAAAACTGTGAGTTTTTCATTTCAGGAAAATACGAGGATTCACTATACCAACAATTAGACTCCTATTTTTCTGAAATTCCTTCTAGTAACTTCCTACCTCAACAATTTGACCAAGTGATTCGCAATGATGGAGGGAAACATTTTATAACCAAAAAAGACGCCATTCAATCAGGAATAAGAATTGGAAAAGTATTGGATGTCAATTTTGGAAGTGAAGACTTTTTTAAATTAAAGGTACTCAACACCATTTTTGGTGGTTATTTTGGCTCTCGATTAATGAGTAATATTAGAGAGGACAAAGGTTATACCTATGGAATTGGTTCTGGTATAGCTGCTTTTGAAGATGCTTCTTATTTCTTTATTTCAACAGAAGTTGGAAAAGCCGTTACTGCTGATGCTGTAGCAGAGATTTATAAAGAACTTAATATTATTACTTCAGAAAAAGTTGCCATAAAGGAACTCGACACCGTTAAAAATTATATGCTAGGAAGTTTATTAAAAGAATCTGATGGAGTATTTTCCATCGCGGATCGTTTTAAAGGGGTTTACTTCAAAGGAGAAAGTTTTGATTTTTACAATAGATACATGAATACGATCAATCAGGTAACTCCCTCAGAATTGCTAGAAACAGCCCAGAAGCATTTCAACACCACAAACTTATTAGAAGTAATTGCTGGGGACAAGCATTCAAACGAATAG
- a CDS encoding insulinase family protein, whose translation MIKFEKFTLDNGLRVIVHEDKSTPIVAVNLVYDVGARDESPNKTGFAHLFEHLMFGGSKNIENFDEPLQNAGGQNNAFTSNDITNYYCTLPVQNIETALWLESDRLDGLAFTPKSLEVQRNVVIEEFKQRYLNQPYGDVWLLLRPLAYQEHPYQWATIGKEIRHIEEATMEDVQSFFYKHYGPQNVVLSIAGDISAPKAKTLVEKWFGTIDTRTRYHRNLPKEPVQKELRTLTVERDVPSDAIYLAFKMGNRKEQSYYTADVISDILSRGESSRLYKKLIKESPSFTDINAYITGSLDEGLFIISGKPIKGISLEEAYQLITAELALLQQEKCNKEELTMVKNKIESTTIFSEMSVLNKAMGLGFYELLGDANMINFEEEKYHQVTADAILEEAKTLFLETNCSVLFYKSKNN comes from the coding sequence ATGATAAAATTCGAAAAATTCACTTTAGATAATGGGCTTCGAGTAATTGTTCATGAGGACAAATCTACTCCAATTGTTGCTGTAAACTTAGTTTATGATGTTGGAGCAAGGGATGAGAGCCCCAATAAAACTGGATTTGCTCACCTCTTTGAACATCTGATGTTTGGTGGATCAAAAAATATAGAAAACTTTGATGAACCCCTACAAAATGCTGGTGGACAAAACAATGCTTTTACCTCCAATGATATAACTAATTATTACTGCACTCTACCTGTGCAAAATATAGAGACTGCACTTTGGCTGGAATCTGACCGATTAGACGGTCTGGCCTTTACTCCAAAAAGTTTGGAAGTACAAAGAAATGTTGTTATTGAAGAATTTAAACAACGGTACTTGAATCAACCTTATGGAGATGTATGGTTATTATTACGACCACTTGCTTATCAAGAACACCCTTATCAATGGGCTACAATTGGAAAAGAAATTCGACATATTGAAGAGGCTACAATGGAAGATGTTCAATCATTTTTCTACAAACACTATGGTCCGCAAAATGTCGTATTAAGCATTGCTGGAGATATTTCTGCTCCAAAAGCAAAAACATTGGTTGAAAAATGGTTTGGTACTATTGATACCAGAACAAGATACCATCGAAACCTTCCTAAAGAGCCTGTTCAAAAGGAGTTAAGAACACTTACGGTAGAAAGAGATGTTCCTTCTGATGCTATTTATTTAGCTTTTAAGATGGGCAATAGAAAAGAGCAGTCTTATTACACTGCCGATGTTATTTCTGATATTCTTTCTCGTGGAGAATCTTCTCGTTTGTATAAAAAACTGATCAAAGAGTCCCCCTCTTTTACTGATATCAATGCGTACATAACAGGGAGCTTAGATGAAGGGCTTTTTATTATAAGCGGAAAACCTATAAAAGGGATTTCTCTAGAAGAAGCTTACCAATTGATTACCGCAGAATTAGCGCTTCTTCAACAGGAAAAATGCAATAAAGAAGAGCTTACAATGGTAAAAAACAAAATAGAATCAACCACTATTTTTAGTGAAATGAGTGTCTTAAATAAAGCTATGGGACTTGGTTTTTATGAGTTATTAGGAGATGCTAATATGATTAATTTTGAAGAAGAAAAGTATCATCAAGTAACTGCTGATGCCATCTTAGAAGAAGCAAAAACACTTTTTCTAGAAACGAATTGTTCTGTTCTGTTTTATAAATCAAAAAATAACTAA
- a CDS encoding nitronate monooxygenase produces the protein MNKITSLFNIKHPIIQGGMIWCSGWELASAVSNAGGLGIIGSGSMYPEILRSHIEKCKAATDRPFAVNLPMLYPDIDQHIETIIELQVPIVFTSAGNPKTWTSKLKEHGIIVVHVVSSVKFALKAEQAGVDAIVAEGFEAGGHNGKDETTTMVLIPMVRDAVKIPVIAAGGIANGRGMLAAMALGADAVQIGSRFVASDEASAHINFKNEIIKASEGSTQLTLKELTPVRLLKNDFYNKVEEIYLKGGSSEELKELLGRGRAKKGMFEGDLIEGELEIGQVAGMINQIKPAGEIIDEIMLEYTNVRKEIVLGGKYCL, from the coding sequence ATGAATAAAATAACTTCACTTTTCAATATAAAACATCCTATAATTCAAGGAGGAATGATCTGGTGTAGCGGTTGGGAATTAGCTAGTGCCGTTTCTAATGCTGGAGGGTTAGGAATCATTGGTTCTGGCTCTATGTATCCAGAAATTTTAAGGAGCCATATCGAAAAATGTAAAGCTGCAACAGACCGACCTTTTGCTGTAAACTTACCGATGCTTTACCCTGATATTGATCAACACATTGAAACGATTATCGAACTTCAAGTCCCTATTGTTTTTACTTCTGCGGGTAATCCCAAAACATGGACATCAAAGCTGAAAGAACATGGAATTATTGTTGTTCATGTGGTTTCAAGCGTCAAATTTGCATTAAAAGCTGAACAAGCTGGAGTAGATGCTATTGTAGCTGAAGGTTTTGAAGCAGGTGGGCATAATGGGAAAGACGAAACAACGACTATGGTTTTAATACCTATGGTGAGAGATGCTGTAAAAATCCCTGTAATAGCAGCGGGAGGAATTGCCAATGGTAGAGGAATGTTAGCGGCAATGGCTTTAGGTGCTGATGCTGTTCAAATTGGTTCTCGTTTTGTAGCTAGTGATGAAGCATCTGCTCATATTAATTTTAAAAATGAAATTATCAAAGCTTCCGAAGGGTCCACTCAGCTAACGCTAAAAGAACTAACTCCTGTAAGGTTATTAAAAAATGATTTTTATAACAAAGTAGAAGAAATATACCTCAAGGGAGGCAGTAGCGAAGAATTAAAAGAATTATTAGGCAGAGGTCGAGCTAAAAAAGGAATGTTTGAGGGAGATTTAATTGAAGGAGAACTCGAAATTGGACAAGTAGCAGGAATGATTAATCAGATTAAACCAGCTGGAGAAATTATTGATGAAATCATGCTTGAATATACCAACGTCAGAAAAGAAATAGTATTAGGGGGTAAATATTGTTTATAA
- a CDS encoding OmpA family protein, protein MQLKHIVFILSFCSTFLFFGQEKVTNKEIKKAQKAYYFGDYDKAVSAFKSILDKDENHYIANYELGRIYLEHYNFYDSAEYHLKKTIDYPQKDTIFETYLDYANCLHASNQFEAAVKNYQLFIDKGLAKNSFAELLKGNVENKIKQCEYAIAAELKKEKEASILVKNLGSKTNTSKSEYASVYLEKSKKLLYTTRYKDAAKEKRYKDNRYFENEYILDLSQDSTGKKLSANELKEIRKKHNAFVSKSFTEDTIVLYRENKLWFSTYENGAFSKPELFDESINFSNYQPHGVFSKDGKTFIFSARDKKGKGGLDLYQSVLGKDNKWSEAVLLDDVINTEDNEDSPFLSEDGKTLYFASKGHKGYGAYDLFKSTMTDGKWSAPINLGMPINSASDDIYLSINKEENKGYLSSNRLGGKGAMDLYYLQDFTKPTFDCEPYQNKPFTVSFDLSNSIDKRGVALDYKWNFEDGNIKYGEKVSHAFKYPGTYHISLDIIDKLSGKLEQKEEIEEIKIENVNFVGVKLDSVGEVNKLQKLDASVTSLKNKEIRNIFWNIDAVDQEKDTTILDYTFDKLGWHEVKIQVVAFDDSLALFETYCQVDSIRIVSAEDYQKAVEAAGNQLDSLNNGLLSDAAIDSMLTAGLGFQLDPVYFNFDKSYLTLQARKILDQNIEKLKAHRYAYIIVKGHTDAMGSDSYNEKLSARRSASVMKYLLKHGVEKNRVVEVQNFGETTPAAPNTTASGADNPKGRKLNRRVEFQLLKSKK, encoded by the coding sequence ATGCAATTAAAACACATTGTATTTATTTTAAGTTTTTGTAGTACTTTTTTGTTTTTTGGACAAGAAAAAGTAACAAATAAAGAAATAAAAAAAGCCCAAAAAGCCTATTATTTTGGGGATTATGATAAAGCTGTTAGCGCTTTTAAATCTATATTGGATAAGGATGAAAATCATTATATAGCTAATTATGAATTGGGAAGAATTTATTTAGAGCATTACAATTTTTATGATAGCGCTGAATATCATTTAAAGAAAACGATAGATTATCCCCAAAAAGATACCATTTTTGAAACCTATCTAGATTATGCTAATTGTTTACATGCTTCAAATCAGTTTGAAGCGGCAGTAAAAAATTATCAATTGTTTATCGACAAGGGGCTTGCAAAGAATAGTTTTGCTGAGCTGTTAAAAGGAAATGTTGAAAATAAAATCAAACAGTGTGAATATGCCATTGCTGCCGAATTGAAAAAAGAAAAGGAAGCTTCTATTTTAGTCAAAAATTTAGGAAGTAAGACCAATACATCTAAAAGCGAATACGCATCTGTTTATCTTGAAAAATCAAAGAAATTATTATACACCACTCGGTATAAAGATGCTGCAAAAGAAAAGCGATATAAAGATAATCGTTATTTTGAAAATGAATATATCCTTGATTTAAGTCAGGACTCTACTGGTAAAAAGCTTTCTGCAAATGAATTGAAAGAGATTCGTAAGAAACATAATGCGTTTGTTAGTAAGAGTTTTACTGAAGATACAATTGTTTTATATCGAGAAAATAAATTATGGTTTTCAACATATGAAAATGGAGCTTTTTCTAAGCCAGAGTTATTTGATGAGTCTATTAACTTTTCAAATTACCAACCTCATGGAGTTTTTTCAAAAGATGGAAAAACATTTATTTTTAGTGCTCGAGATAAAAAAGGAAAAGGAGGCTTGGATTTGTATCAATCAGTATTAGGGAAAGATAATAAGTGGTCTGAAGCTGTTTTATTGGATGATGTAATCAATACTGAAGATAATGAGGATAGCCCTTTTTTGAGTGAAGATGGAAAAACATTATATTTTGCATCTAAAGGCCATAAAGGTTATGGAGCTTATGATTTATTCAAATCTACGATGACAGACGGGAAATGGTCTGCTCCAATAAATTTAGGAATGCCTATTAATTCCGCAAGTGATGATATTTACTTGTCGATAAATAAAGAGGAGAATAAAGGGTATCTTTCTTCTAATCGACTAGGAGGTAAAGGAGCGATGGACTTGTATTATTTACAAGATTTTACGAAACCAACTTTTGATTGTGAACCGTACCAAAATAAACCATTTACTGTAAGCTTTGATTTATCGAATAGTATTGACAAAAGGGGAGTAGCGTTAGATTATAAATGGAATTTTGAAGATGGTAACATTAAATATGGGGAAAAGGTTTCGCATGCATTCAAGTATCCAGGAACTTACCACATCTCATTGGATATTATTGATAAGCTTTCAGGAAAATTAGAACAGAAAGAAGAAATTGAAGAAATTAAAATTGAGAATGTCAACTTTGTTGGAGTCAAATTAGACAGTGTAGGAGAAGTTAATAAACTCCAGAAGTTAGATGCTTCTGTCACATCATTAAAAAATAAGGAGATAAGAAATATATTTTGGAATATTGATGCTGTTGATCAGGAAAAAGATACGACAATTTTGGATTATACCTTTGATAAACTAGGATGGCATGAGGTTAAAATTCAGGTAGTAGCTTTTGATGATAGTTTAGCGCTGTTCGAAACTTATTGCCAAGTCGATTCCATTAGAATTGTTTCCGCAGAAGATTATCAAAAAGCTGTTGAAGCAGCTGGTAATCAATTAGACTCTTTAAATAACGGGTTGTTATCTGATGCTGCGATAGATTCAATGTTAACAGCTGGTTTAGGTTTTCAATTAGATCCGGTTTATTTTAATTTTGATAAATCTTATTTAACACTACAAGCTAGAAAAATATTAGATCAAAATATCGAAAAGCTGAAAGCGCATAGATATGCTTATATTATTGTTAAAGGACACACAGATGCTATGGGGTCTGATAGCTACAATGAGAAGCTTTCAGCAAGAAGATCAGCTTCAGTGATGAAGTATTTGTTGAAGCATGGAGTAGAGAAGAATAGAGTTGTAGAAGTTCAAAACTTTGGAGAAACAACACCAGCAGCTCCTAATACAACTGCTTCAGGAGCAGATAACCCGAAAGGGAGAAAATTAAATAGAAGAGTTGAATTTCAGTTATTAAAGTCTAAAAAATGA
- a CDS encoding SpoIIE family protein phosphatase: MRYGLVIILLLYSYSFLGQKYNFRNFEKEKVKAKYIYDFAQDADGVLYAATSKGLLIYDGVSFRLLDKYSLLKDNFVSKIHIAANNEIWLTYYENGLTKLKKSFKGLEAEHYDTDVVSSIFENKDGLSILTTEFKEGYYDSTSNSFEYSINELSELKLRERVKLKNGKIIYLSQDGIYFKNNKRFQLLPETEFEYIKLLKTNPTSNNFVFELNGKLYIYQLNDKLRLVNTVDLNKIGITTKITDLAFVKDKLVISTLGQGLFEIKFIDQRLQAYNFINYNVQNGLLSNFIQSLFYDHEQNLWIGYYGDGISVFTSKKTLWYDESTGLTNENILCVTNYKGDLVVGTDKGFSIIRVDTIINYNENTGFYNDRVKSILAKDNRLWIGTESHGLFYLENGVLTAFNFDDQQFVPKSINYILNTNDKLYLGTNTGLYIKSFTDGKELHIGTNEGLVHNVIEYIYLDSKGRFWFDSPVSPIYSYKDGEFTLYKDLEGFESFELSQIFETADKEIIFSTMGDGIFILKNGEFNQYRTQNSGILSNYVYFVVEDINHQIWMGHKDGLSRLNLENKTFDQFNKKDNPLLKGVNTTAYQLSADNKLWIGTENGLIKIDNGVLSTQKQFPPVIYKGMAIDDSIIAYDSIIELPYSDYQLEFKFQSIYLTNPKEVTYQYKLEGFDKHWNTVAYDKLLARYQSIIDGNYVFRLKVCLEDSCSEKEIKIKIIVKKPFWKTSSALIIFVLLIITLFVGTVYWINARRIKLMRVLELKVQRRTLELSKANRLVEQKNEALLNVNEKVVNQKKILELKNREIDDSIKYAKRIQRAFVFKDDYAEWRSLFKTTVMLDKPRDIVSGDFYWGSKNQNFIYLAVGDCTGHGVPGAMLSMLGVAFLDEIMLDHPEIETNELLGKLRTKVIHELVHETDEFAMKEGMDITLLRINLETLEMQWSGANNPLYIIRKTTAQSEQLKEYKNITSGAYTLTEIRADKQPIGYLHQLKPFTQHNVQLQKEDAIYLTTDGYVDQFGGERYKKFMSKRLKPLLIDIHAKSEKEQYQILNQTFMNWMGDGDQIDDVLIAGLVI; encoded by the coding sequence GTGAGATATGGCTTAGTTATCATATTATTATTGTACTCTTATTCTTTTTTGGGGCAGAAATATAATTTCAGAAACTTTGAAAAAGAAAAGGTAAAAGCAAAGTATATTTATGACTTTGCCCAAGATGCTGATGGAGTATTGTATGCGGCAACATCAAAAGGATTGTTGATTTATGATGGGGTAAGCTTTAGGTTGTTGGATAAGTATTCTTTGTTAAAGGATAATTTTGTATCCAAAATACATATCGCAGCTAATAACGAAATATGGCTAACTTATTATGAAAATGGCTTAACCAAGTTAAAAAAAAGCTTTAAAGGACTTGAAGCTGAACATTATGATACCGATGTTGTGTCTTCGATCTTTGAAAATAAAGATGGTCTTTCGATTTTAACGACTGAATTCAAAGAAGGATATTATGATTCTACTTCCAACTCTTTTGAATACTCAATCAATGAATTGTCTGAATTAAAGTTAAGGGAGCGAGTAAAATTAAAGAATGGAAAAATTATATACCTTTCTCAAGATGGAATTTATTTTAAAAATAACAAGAGATTTCAACTGCTTCCTGAAACCGAATTCGAGTACATTAAACTATTAAAGACCAACCCAACCTCTAATAACTTTGTTTTCGAATTGAATGGAAAGTTATACATCTACCAACTCAATGATAAATTACGTTTAGTCAACACTGTTGATTTAAACAAAATAGGAATCACTACAAAAATTACAGATTTAGCCTTTGTGAAAGATAAGCTTGTAATTTCCACTTTAGGGCAAGGGCTGTTTGAGATTAAATTTATTGATCAACGATTACAAGCCTATAATTTTATCAATTATAATGTTCAAAATGGTTTGCTCAGTAATTTTATACAAAGTTTGTTTTATGATCATGAGCAAAACCTTTGGATTGGTTATTATGGAGATGGAATTTCTGTGTTTACCTCTAAAAAAACATTATGGTATGATGAGTCTACTGGCCTTACCAATGAAAATATTTTATGTGTAACCAACTATAAAGGAGATTTGGTTGTGGGAACCGATAAAGGTTTTTCAATTATAAGAGTTGATACAATTATCAATTATAATGAGAACACTGGTTTTTATAATGATCGGGTAAAGTCTATTTTGGCGAAAGACAACCGTTTATGGATCGGAACCGAGAGTCATGGCTTATTTTACCTTGAAAATGGAGTATTAACTGCATTTAACTTTGATGATCAACAGTTCGTTCCAAAGTCTATTAACTATATTTTAAACACCAATGATAAATTGTACTTAGGAACCAATACAGGTTTGTATATCAAATCTTTTACAGATGGAAAAGAGTTGCATATAGGAACAAATGAAGGTTTAGTTCATAATGTTATTGAATATATTTATTTAGACTCTAAAGGTCGTTTTTGGTTTGATTCTCCAGTTAGTCCCATCTATTCATACAAGGATGGTGAGTTTACTTTGTATAAAGATTTAGAAGGATTCGAAAGCTTCGAGTTATCTCAAATATTTGAAACGGCAGATAAGGAAATTATTTTTTCGACAATGGGGGATGGTATTTTTATCTTAAAAAATGGGGAGTTTAATCAATACAGAACTCAGAACTCGGGGATACTCTCTAATTATGTTTATTTTGTCGTAGAAGATATTAATCATCAGATTTGGATGGGGCATAAAGATGGTTTATCTCGATTGAATTTAGAAAATAAAACCTTTGATCAATTCAACAAAAAAGACAATCCGTTGTTAAAAGGGGTGAATACAACAGCGTATCAACTCTCTGCAGATAATAAATTATGGATAGGGACAGAGAATGGCTTAATAAAAATAGACAATGGAGTATTATCCACTCAAAAACAATTTCCACCTGTAATTTATAAAGGTATGGCTATTGATGATAGCATTATTGCTTATGATTCTATTATTGAGTTACCCTATTCAGATTATCAATTAGAGTTTAAGTTTCAGTCTATTTATTTGACTAATCCTAAAGAGGTAACCTATCAGTATAAATTAGAGGGGTTTGATAAACATTGGAATACTGTTGCTTACGATAAATTGTTAGCGAGGTATCAATCAATTATAGATGGTAATTATGTTTTTAGGCTTAAAGTCTGTCTGGAAGACTCTTGCAGTGAAAAAGAAATTAAAATTAAAATTATTGTCAAAAAACCGTTTTGGAAAACATCTTCCGCACTCATAATTTTTGTTTTATTAATTATAACATTATTTGTAGGAACTGTCTATTGGATCAACGCAAGAAGAATAAAGCTAATGCGAGTTTTAGAATTAAAAGTTCAAAGGAGAACATTAGAATTGTCTAAAGCTAATAGGTTAGTCGAGCAAAAAAATGAGGCGTTATTAAATGTTAATGAAAAAGTTGTTAATCAAAAGAAAATACTAGAATTAAAAAATCGTGAAATTGATGACAGTATAAAATATGCCAAAAGGATTCAAAGAGCATTTGTTTTTAAAGATGATTATGCCGAATGGAGAAGTCTCTTTAAGACAACTGTGATGTTGGATAAACCAAGAGATATTGTAAGTGGTGACTTTTATTGGGGAAGTAAAAATCAAAATTTTATTTACCTAGCAGTAGGGGATTGCACAGGTCATGGGGTTCCAGGAGCGATGTTGAGTATGTTAGGCGTTGCATTTTTAGATGAGATTATGCTAGATCATCCTGAAATAGAGACTAATGAACTTTTAGGTAAGTTACGAACCAAAGTTATTCATGAACTTGTTCATGAAACAGATGAGTTTGCAATGAAAGAGGGGATGGATATTACTTTACTTCGAATTAACTTAGAGACTTTAGAAATGCAATGGTCTGGAGCTAATAATCCCCTTTATATTATTAGGAAAACAACAGCGCAAAGTGAGCAACTTAAAGAATATAAAAACATCACTTCGGGAGCGTATACTTTAACAGAAATAAGAGCAGACAAACAGCCTATTGGCTATTTACATCAATTAAAGCCTTTTACCCAACATAATGTTCAATTGCAAAAAGAGGATGCGATCTACTTAACAACAGATGGTTATGTCGATCAATTTGGTGGAGAGCGCTACAAAAAGTTCATGTCTAAAAGACTGAAACCTTTATTAATTGATATTCACGCTAAGTCTGAGAAAGAACAATACCAGATTTTAAATCAAACGTTTATGAATTGGATGGGGGATGGAGATCAAATTGATGATGTTTTGATTGCTGGTTTAGTTATTTAA
- a CDS encoding phosphosulfolactate synthase: MNFNLPNIPDRGEKPREAGVTMMMDKGLSLRETEDFISSSGHITDIVKFGFGTSYVTNDLQEKIKLYQEANIRPYFGGTLFEAFIARDMFDDYRRLIDKYGLSLMEVSDGSIVIPHEEKCEYINTLTKQGTVMSEVGSKEAGIIISPAKWIKMMTNELEAGSWKVIAEGRESGSVGIFRPNGQPHTRLINKIIAKVKPEQILWEAPAKKQQVWFIKLFGPNVNLGNIAYNEMIPLECLRLGLRGDTFFDYLPKEIVEARKQPDEAYQTAKA; the protein is encoded by the coding sequence ATGAATTTTAATTTACCAAATATCCCAGATAGAGGAGAAAAGCCAAGAGAAGCTGGTGTTACCATGATGATGGATAAAGGACTAAGCTTAAGAGAAACAGAGGATTTTATTTCTAGTTCTGGTCATATAACAGATATTGTTAAGTTTGGTTTTGGAACATCTTATGTTACCAACGACTTACAAGAAAAGATTAAATTATATCAAGAAGCAAATATTCGCCCTTACTTTGGAGGTACGCTATTTGAAGCTTTTATCGCAAGAGATATGTTTGACGACTATAGAAGGCTAATTGACAAGTATGGCTTAAGTCTAATGGAAGTTTCCGACGGTTCTATCGTTATTCCTCATGAAGAGAAATGCGAATACATCAACACCTTAACCAAACAAGGTACGGTAATGAGTGAAGTTGGCTCTAAAGAAGCTGGTATTATTATTAGTCCAGCTAAATGGATCAAAATGATGACCAACGAATTAGAAGCTGGTTCATGGAAAGTAATTGCTGAAGGGAGAGAAAGTGGCTCTGTTGGTATTTTTAGACCAAATGGGCAACCCCATACGCGTTTAATTAATAAAATTATCGCTAAGGTAAAACCAGAGCAAATTCTTTGGGAAGCTCCGGCAAAAAAGCAACAAGTTTGGTTCATTAAATTGTTTGGTCCAAATGTAAACTTAGGAAACATTGCCTATAATGAAATGATTCCTTTGGAGTGTTTACGTTTAGGATTAAGAGGAGATACATTCTTTGATTATTTACCAAAAGAAATTGTTGAAGCTCGAAAACAACCAGATGAGGCTTACCAAACAGCTAAAGCTTAA